In one Phycisphaeraceae bacterium genomic region, the following are encoded:
- a CDS encoding aminotransferase class III-fold pyridoxal phosphate-dependent enzyme gives MATTSTASTAAQEISSLAKACNPFNYGVTPADRELFDRELRSFVPPDTFDAHLHWFNLSHLSPGTPPDALKPRLDIGYDAMIAHTEQWMGDRTPRAGLAFPFPGKFIDSVQSNAFLVNELAHHPDSRGLMMVSPKDDPAYVEDFIKRNPCIVGLKVYHVYADRPDTMNAEQGEFLPEWAWEIADRRSLWITMHLVLNRALADARNQRYIREHCLRYPGAKYVLAHAARGFSASHTIEGISSLRRLDNVFFDTSAVCEAGAFEAILREFGTTRLMYGSDFPISAMRGRSISAGDGFFWLFDHNTQWDGWTLGGHTLVGIESLFALRQASRTMHLTSGDLERLFSTNARRLLNITPAPTGAKVQAQYRQAKTLIPGGTQLLSKRPEMFAPEQWPAYYEQAIGCEVVDTDGRKFIDMSSGGILACILGYADPDVNAAVIRRVNLGTMSTLQTADEIEVARLLTQIHPWAHMARFTRSGGEAMAVAVRIARAATGRDKVTICGYHGWHDWYLSANLGGVDDAGKRTLDGHLLPGLEPRGVPRSLAGTAVTFRYNQLAELDQIIAKQGKEIAAIVMETTRQAEPEPGFLEGVRQRADRIGAKLLFDEISIGWRLCLGGAHLKYGVNPDLAVYAKTISNGFAMGAVIGTRETMQAAQESFISSAYWTEGVGPAAAVAAIKKMMQIDVPSHLRQIGGAVLAGWEEAGKRHRLPVKVGSRSELTAFSFDLPAPDAAAAATFFTVRMLRRGFLASTYFNPMLAHEMRHAQAYLAAVNEVFGELAKALADGCVKEQIGGPVKHSGFARLT, from the coding sequence ATGGCCACCACTTCCACAGCCTCGACTGCGGCGCAGGAGATTTCCAGCCTTGCCAAAGCGTGCAATCCATTCAACTATGGCGTGACACCGGCGGATCGGGAGTTGTTTGATCGGGAGCTGCGCAGCTTTGTCCCGCCTGACACCTTCGATGCGCACCTGCACTGGTTCAACCTTTCGCATCTGAGTCCGGGTACGCCACCCGATGCGTTAAAGCCCCGGCTGGATATCGGCTACGACGCGATGATCGCGCACACCGAGCAATGGATGGGTGATCGGACGCCTCGCGCGGGGTTGGCTTTTCCGTTTCCCGGCAAGTTCATTGATTCCGTGCAGAGCAATGCTTTTCTCGTCAACGAGCTGGCGCACCATCCCGACTCGCGCGGGCTGATGATGGTTTCACCCAAGGATGATCCCGCATATGTCGAGGACTTCATCAAGCGCAATCCGTGCATAGTCGGGCTGAAGGTTTATCACGTTTACGCAGACCGGCCGGACACCATGAACGCGGAACAGGGAGAGTTTCTCCCGGAGTGGGCGTGGGAAATAGCCGACCGCCGCAGCCTATGGATCACCATGCACCTGGTGTTGAACCGTGCCCTGGCGGACGCGCGGAATCAGCGTTACATCCGTGAGCACTGTCTCCGCTATCCGGGCGCGAAATATGTGCTGGCCCACGCGGCGCGCGGCTTCAGCGCATCTCACACCATCGAGGGGATTTCGAGTCTGCGACGATTGGACAATGTTTTCTTCGACACCTCAGCAGTCTGTGAAGCTGGTGCATTCGAGGCGATCCTTCGGGAGTTTGGAACCACGCGGTTGATGTACGGCAGCGATTTTCCAATTTCCGCCATGCGAGGCAGATCGATCAGTGCCGGCGACGGGTTCTTCTGGCTTTTCGACCACAACACTCAGTGGGACGGCTGGACGCTCGGCGGTCACACGCTCGTCGGCATCGAGTCGCTGTTCGCATTGAGGCAGGCTTCGCGCACGATGCACCTGACCAGCGGTGATCTCGAGCGGCTTTTTTCGACCAACGCCCGCCGCCTTCTGAACATTACCCCCGCACCCACCGGCGCAAAGGTTCAGGCACAGTACCGCCAGGCTAAGACGTTGATCCCCGGCGGCACGCAGCTTCTTTCCAAGCGGCCGGAAATGTTCGCCCCGGAGCAGTGGCCGGCCTATTACGAGCAGGCGATCGGCTGCGAAGTCGTCGATACCGACGGGCGAAAATTCATCGACATGAGCAGCGGCGGCATCCTCGCGTGCATTCTCGGCTACGCAGACCCGGACGTGAACGCCGCGGTGATCCGCCGGGTCAACCTGGGCACGATGAGCACGCTTCAGACCGCAGACGAAATCGAGGTCGCCCGATTGTTAACGCAGATTCATCCCTGGGCGCACATGGCCCGCTTCACGCGATCGGGAGGTGAAGCGATGGCGGTGGCGGTGCGTATCGCGCGGGCAGCCACCGGACGTGATAAGGTCACCATCTGCGGCTACCACGGCTGGCACGACTGGTATCTGTCCGCCAATCTCGGCGGAGTGGATGATGCGGGCAAGCGCACGCTCGACGGCCACCTCCTGCCGGGGCTTGAGCCTCGCGGCGTTCCGCGAAGTCTGGCGGGCACGGCGGTTACCTTCCGCTACAACCAGTTGGCGGAGCTTGATCAGATCATCGCCAAGCAGGGCAAAGAGATCGCGGCCATCGTCATGGAGACTACGCGGCAGGCGGAGCCGGAGCCGGGGTTCCTTGAAGGCGTGCGCCAACGCGCAGACCGCATCGGTGCGAAACTCCTGTTTGATGAGATTTCGATCGGCTGGCGTCTGTGTCTGGGCGGCGCGCACCTGAAGTACGGCGTGAATCCCGACCTGGCGGTGTACGCCAAGACGATCAGCAACGGGTTTGCGATGGGCGCGGTCATCGGCACACGGGAAACCATGCAGGCGGCGCAGGAGTCATTTATCTCCAGCGCCTATTGGACCGAAGGTGTCGGCCCGGCTGCTGCTGTTGCGGCCATCAAGAAGATGATGCAAATCGACGTGCCCTCGCACTTGCGACAAATCGGCGGAGCGGTTCTTGCCGGCTGGGAGGAGGCGGGGAAACGGCACCGCCTGCCGGTGAAGGTCGGCTCCCGCAGTGAGTTGACGGCGTTTTCCTTTGACCTGCCAGCACCGGACGCCGCCGCCGCCGCGACGTTTTTTACCGTCCGCATGCTCAGGCGGGGATTTCTGGCGAGCACCTATTTCAACCCCATGCTTGCGCACGAGATGCGGCATGCTCAGGCGTATCTGGCTGCTGTTAACGAGGTGTTTGGCGAGCTGGCCAAAGCACTGGCGGACGGCTGCGTCAAAGAACAGATCGGCGGGCCGGTGAAGCACAGCGGGTTCGCACGGTTGACCTGA
- a CDS encoding SDR family oxidoreductase, giving the protein MSKRATAAREGMELHGKVALVTGGAKRVGRAIALKLAASGMDVAITYHRSDCEARNTLTEIRAMGRQAAGIRVDLAHPQAAMTVHRAFRKTFNRLDALVNNASIFAPSPLATITSKDFSRNMAVNALAPLLLIQKFAPMLAARADVNDPASLGRVVNFIDIHVMGQPLKGYVAYNASKAALEEITMTLAMELAPHVTVNALAPGVVAWADSYTPRQRAAYLRRVPLARPGTPDDAATAALFLIRDAHYCTGQIIRLDGGRFLT; this is encoded by the coding sequence ATGAGCAAACGCGCAACAGCAGCCCGCGAAGGAATGGAGCTTCACGGCAAGGTGGCACTGGTTACCGGCGGCGCAAAGCGCGTCGGACGGGCAATCGCGCTGAAGTTGGCTGCTTCGGGGATGGACGTGGCTATTACCTATCACCGCAGCGATTGTGAAGCGCGCAACACGCTCACGGAAATACGAGCAATGGGACGACAGGCTGCGGGAATTCGCGTGGACCTCGCCCACCCGCAGGCTGCGATGACTGTTCACCGCGCCTTCCGCAAGACCTTTAACCGGCTCGACGCCCTGGTGAACAACGCCAGCATCTTCGCGCCATCCCCGCTGGCGACCATCACGAGTAAAGATTTTTCGCGCAACATGGCTGTCAATGCGCTGGCACCGCTCCTGCTCATTCAGAAATTCGCGCCGATGCTGGCAGCACGCGCTGATGTGAATGATCCCGCATCGCTTGGCCGCGTCGTGAACTTCATTGATATTCACGTCATGGGCCAGCCGCTCAAAGGATACGTCGCCTACAACGCCTCCAAGGCAGCGCTGGAGGAAATCACCATGACACTGGCGATGGAGTTGGCCCCGCATGTCACCGTCAATGCGCTGGCACCGGGCGTTGTCGCCTGGGCGGACTCCTACACGCCGCGCCAACGCGCTGCCTACCTGCGGCGCGTGCCGCTGGCGCGGCCGGGTACTCCTGATGATGCGGCGACGGCAGCACTCTTTCTCATCCGCGACGCCCACTACTGCACCGGACAGATCATCCGACTCGACGGCGGCCGATTCCTCACCTGA
- a CDS encoding dienelactone hydrolase family protein, with amino-acid sequence MKRRSLYVSTVLILLLTLSVRAEVKTQAVEYKSGDTTLVGYLAYPAELEASKDQKRPAIVVVHEWWGLNDYPRERARQLAELGYVAFAADIYGNGRVTQSTEEAGQLAGQFKSKPDLLRERLKAAVTTAAHAKSFVDADKIVVIGYCFGGTSSLEAARSGLPIVGVVSIHGDLEIRKPAEEGQISAKVLVLTGVDDPMVPPAQIAAFENEMRTRKADYQVISYGGAVHGFSNPAADKAGIKGVAYNEKADHRSWVHLQNFLAEVVGTPPHAGSSVEKK; translated from the coding sequence ATGAAGCGGCGATCACTGTATGTTTCGACGGTTCTGATTCTGTTGTTGACGTTGAGTGTCCGTGCGGAAGTCAAGACACAAGCCGTCGAATACAAATCCGGCGACACAACGCTCGTGGGCTATCTCGCCTATCCAGCGGAGCTGGAAGCGAGCAAGGATCAAAAGCGTCCCGCCATCGTCGTGGTGCATGAGTGGTGGGGGCTGAACGACTACCCCAGGGAACGCGCCCGCCAGCTTGCGGAGCTGGGCTACGTCGCCTTTGCTGCGGATATTTACGGCAATGGCCGGGTGACACAAAGCACTGAGGAAGCCGGTCAGTTGGCGGGACAGTTCAAGAGCAAGCCCGACCTGCTGCGTGAACGGCTCAAAGCGGCGGTTACTACGGCGGCCCATGCAAAGAGCTTTGTGGACGCGGACAAGATCGTGGTCATAGGGTATTGCTTCGGCGGTACGTCATCACTCGAAGCGGCGCGGAGCGGTTTGCCCATCGTCGGCGTCGTGAGCATTCACGGTGATCTTGAGATCCGCAAGCCCGCCGAGGAAGGCCAAATCTCCGCCAAGGTGCTCGTACTCACCGGGGTTGACGATCCCATGGTGCCGCCCGCGCAAATCGCGGCGTTTGAGAATGAAATGCGCACGCGCAAGGCGGATTATCAGGTGATCTCTTATGGCGGTGCGGTACACGGCTTTTCCAATCCCGCGGCGGATAAGGCCGGCATCAAGGGCGTGGCTTACAACGAGAAAGCGGACCATCGGTCCTGGGTGCATCTTCAGAATTTTCTCGCGGAGGTCGTCGGCACCCCGCCGCACGCAGGGTCCAGCGTGGAGAAAAAATAA
- the lpdA gene encoding dihydrolipoyl dehydrogenase — translation MAEQSSEQFDLVVIGGGPAGYVGAIRAAQLGMKVACVERGQLGGVCLNWGCIPTKTLLASAEFYHRLKHDAAGLGIETSEVKHNWDRIISRSRGVAGNLNRGIAGLFKKHKITHVSGSARIAAPGKVEVLKVVPGSESSWDPKLASAAAKGAGLERTLLCKNIMIATGAIARTLPGVEYDGERVLHARDAMSLKEQPRSLIIIGGGAIGVEFAYFYNAFGTKVTIIEMIDRLLPIEDAEVSKALEKSYKAAGIEVRTGMKTMSVKKSATGVEVAIAPATQPGQPAPSAATAGETLSADKVLVAIGVKGNYEGLFDAKLGIEIFKDHIKATRPAYQTSVKGIYAVGDVNGPPWLAHVASDEAIVCVEQLAGLHPHPIDYDSIPGCTYCQPQVASVGHTEAKCKELGLAYKVGKFPFMASGKAQALGHTEGFIKIISDDKHGEILGVHMIGDNVTELIAEMVLAKSSELTVDEVIAAMHAHPTLSEAVHEAALGTRGRMIHF, via the coding sequence ATGGCGGAACAATCATCCGAACAATTTGATCTGGTGGTCATTGGCGGCGGGCCGGCCGGCTATGTCGGCGCGATCCGTGCTGCACAACTGGGTATGAAGGTCGCTTGCGTCGAGCGCGGTCAGCTCGGCGGTGTCTGCCTTAACTGGGGCTGCATCCCGACCAAGACGCTGCTGGCCAGCGCGGAGTTTTATCACCGTCTCAAACACGACGCAGCCGGTCTGGGTATCGAGACATCCGAGGTCAAACACAACTGGGACAGGATCATCAGCCGTTCACGCGGCGTGGCGGGAAATCTCAACCGCGGCATCGCAGGACTTTTCAAAAAACACAAGATCACGCACGTGTCCGGCAGCGCCCGCATTGCTGCGCCGGGTAAGGTCGAGGTGCTGAAGGTCGTACCCGGCAGCGAAAGCTCGTGGGATCCCAAACTCGCCTCCGCCGCAGCCAAGGGCGCAGGGCTTGAGCGGACGCTGCTGTGCAAAAACATCATGATCGCCACCGGCGCGATCGCGCGTACGCTCCCCGGCGTCGAATATGACGGCGAGCGTGTGCTGCACGCCCGGGATGCCATGTCACTCAAAGAACAACCCCGCAGTCTCATCATCATCGGCGGCGGCGCGATCGGCGTGGAGTTTGCGTACTTCTACAACGCCTTCGGCACCAAGGTCACGATCATCGAGATGATCGACCGACTTCTACCCATCGAAGACGCTGAAGTGAGCAAGGCTCTGGAAAAAAGCTACAAGGCAGCGGGCATCGAAGTGCGCACCGGCATGAAAACCATGTCGGTGAAAAAATCGGCAACCGGTGTCGAAGTCGCCATCGCGCCGGCGACGCAGCCGGGACAACCCGCGCCTTCAGCCGCAACCGCGGGGGAAACGCTTTCCGCGGATAAGGTTCTCGTTGCCATCGGCGTCAAGGGAAATTACGAAGGTCTCTTTGACGCAAAGCTCGGCATCGAAATTTTCAAGGATCACATCAAAGCAACTCGCCCCGCCTACCAGACCAGCGTCAAGGGCATCTACGCGGTCGGCGACGTGAACGGCCCGCCGTGGCTGGCGCACGTCGCCAGCGACGAAGCGATCGTCTGTGTCGAACAATTGGCCGGTCTGCACCCGCACCCCATTGATTACGACTCCATTCCCGGCTGCACCTACTGCCAGCCGCAGGTCGCCAGCGTCGGCCACACCGAAGCCAAGTGCAAAGAACTCGGCCTGGCGTACAAAGTCGGCAAGTTTCCCTTCATGGCCAGCGGCAAGGCACAAGCACTCGGCCACACGGAAGGATTCATCAAAATCATCTCGGATGACAAACACGGCGAAATCCTGGGTGTGCACATGATCGGCGACAACGTCACCGAACTCATCGCGGAGATGGTGCTCGCCAAGTCCAGCGAACTGACCGTAGATGAGGTCATCGCTGCGATGCACGCGCATCCAACCCTCAGCGAAGCGGTGCATGAGGCAGCTCTGGGCACTCGCGGGCGCATGATTCACTTCTGA
- the dnaA gene encoding chromosomal replication initiator protein DnaA has product MAKIDHALWRDIMDYLRRRHAPICRQWFEELAPLEMNSGLLKVHTSSAVQQNYLQRKCIDQFIEAAQAATGALVSVRFVTEPLPTTSTRDNAGGNGNGNGHDTITENHRGGGSATATSTAAPGTRAIPGQPTIPQRLPIIPPRQTATATAAIDSQFDQIVISPDYSFENFVTGPGNQLACAAAVAVSKQPGTAYNPLFIHGGVGLGKTHLLQAICQTIMQQNPQTRILYLSCDSFSNQFLQCVQDGNMAEFRHRYRHVDVLVIDDIHFLANKERSQEEFFNTFNDLYLSNRQIVLSSDSPPSEIPQLEERLVSRFQWGLVAHVSKPCYETRVAIIRAKAKIRGLEIPDEVVSYIATKIDSNARELEGAITTIQGHAALQNKPIDMALAQSALGESVLHPGGSQITLQNIINAVTSFYAVKLSDLQSKRRHKSITGPRQVCMWLARKRTRFSLEEIGGYFGGRDHTTVMHSIRTVDDRMSIDQSFTAQIEKIDEQITRSNNQTTS; this is encoded by the coding sequence ATGGCCAAGATCGATCATGCGCTGTGGCGCGACATCATGGACTACCTGCGCCGTCGCCACGCCCCGATATGTCGGCAGTGGTTTGAGGAACTGGCGCCGCTCGAAATGAATTCGGGCCTGCTTAAGGTTCATACCAGCAGCGCCGTTCAGCAGAATTACCTCCAGCGCAAGTGCATCGATCAATTCATCGAGGCGGCCCAGGCTGCCACCGGCGCGCTGGTCTCCGTCCGTTTTGTAACCGAGCCGCTACCGACAACATCGACGCGGGACAACGCCGGCGGTAACGGTAACGGCAACGGACACGACACCATCACCGAAAACCACAGGGGTGGCGGCAGCGCGACCGCGACTTCAACCGCTGCACCCGGCACCCGGGCGATACCCGGCCAGCCGACCATTCCGCAGCGCCTGCCGATCATCCCGCCGCGCCAGACTGCAACCGCGACCGCGGCGATTGATTCGCAGTTCGACCAGATCGTCATCAGCCCCGACTATTCCTTTGAGAACTTCGTAACCGGTCCGGGTAATCAGCTCGCCTGCGCCGCCGCCGTCGCCGTCTCCAAACAACCCGGCACCGCGTACAACCCGCTTTTTATTCACGGCGGAGTAGGCTTGGGTAAGACGCACCTGCTTCAGGCGATCTGTCAGACCATCATGCAGCAGAACCCGCAAACGCGGATTCTCTACCTCTCCTGCGACTCGTTCAGTAACCAGTTTCTCCAGTGCGTGCAGGATGGAAACATGGCGGAGTTCCGCCATCGTTACCGTCACGTGGATGTTCTGGTCATCGACGACATTCACTTCCTGGCCAACAAGGAACGATCGCAGGAGGAGTTCTTTAACACGTTTAACGATCTTTATCTTTCCAACCGGCAGATCGTTCTGTCGAGTGATTCGCCGCCGAGCGAAATCCCGCAGCTTGAGGAACGATTGGTCAGCCGGTTCCAATGGGGGCTGGTGGCGCACGTGTCGAAACCCTGCTACGAAACGCGCGTCGCAATCATTCGTGCCAAGGCAAAGATCCGCGGCTTGGAAATTCCTGACGAAGTCGTTTCCTACATCGCCACCAAGATCGACTCCAACGCGCGCGAGCTGGAAGGCGCGATCACCACGATTCAAGGCCACGCTGCGCTGCAGAACAAGCCGATTGATATGGCATTGGCACAGTCGGCGCTGGGTGAGTCGGTCCTTCATCCCGGCGGATCGCAGATTACGCTGCAGAACATCATCAACGCCGTGACGAGTTTCTACGCCGTCAAGCTCAGCGACCTCCAATCCAAACGCCGCCATAAATCCATCACCGGGCCGCGCCAGGTCTGCATGTGGCTGGCGCGCAAACGAACACGCTTCAGCTTGGAGGAAATCGGCGGTTACTTCGGCGGACGCGATCACACCACGGTCATGCACTCGATTCGCACCGTCGATGATCGAATGAGCATCGACCAGTCCTTCACCGCACAGATCGAAAAGATCGACGAACAGATCACTCGATCAAACAATCAGACGACATCCTGA
- a CDS encoding DUF2585 family protein: protein MKSLARPVGLRHYLFLVLIVITITVLILVVMGRHFLSRSGTIQLWVGQANGPENSQQISDWYTFSHIIHGFIFYGVFRLLGRGRWSLGLCLLLSVFVEASWEIVENTPAIIDHYRNTTASVTYYGDSILNSVCDILFCIGGFFLAARLPVWTTVTLALLMEVGVGLMIRDNLTLNVLMFLWPIEWIKRWQMGA, encoded by the coding sequence ATGAAATCACTGGCACGTCCGGTCGGGTTGAGACATTACCTGTTCCTGGTTCTGATTGTCATCACGATCACCGTACTGATTCTGGTTGTCATGGGTCGTCACTTCCTGTCGCGCAGCGGAACCATCCAGCTCTGGGTCGGACAGGCCAACGGCCCGGAAAACTCACAGCAGATCTCTGACTGGTACACCTTTTCACACATTATCCACGGGTTTATTTTTTATGGCGTTTTCCGCCTGCTTGGTCGCGGCCGCTGGTCGCTGGGACTTTGTCTCTTGCTTTCCGTTTTTGTTGAGGCATCGTGGGAAATCGTGGAAAACACGCCGGCGATCATTGACCACTACCGAAACACCACCGCTTCTGTGACCTATTACGGCGACAGCATCCTCAACTCGGTGTGCGATATTCTTTTTTGCATCGGCGGCTTCTTCCTCGCAGCACGATTACCCGTATGGACTACCGTGACGCTGGCTCTGCTGATGGAAGTCGGCGTGGGACTGATGATCCGTGATAACCTCACCCTCAACGTGCTGATGTTCCTCTGGCCGATTGAATGGATCAAACGATGGCAGATGGGAGCGTAA
- the can gene encoding carbonate dehydratase — protein MLTLRHLFEKNQAWAQRVREQDPEFFLKLSRQQTPQFLWIGCSDARVPANQIVDLPAGEMFVHRNVANIVVHTDLNCLSVMQFAVDVLKVGHIIVCGHYGCSGVRAALRRDRIGLSDNWLRHVQDVRQKHEKRLAAMRDDNAAHDRLCELNVIEQVANVCQTTIAREAWERGQNLSVHGWVYGVSNGLLRDLSVTVTQPPTDQQVFETAIQGLK, from the coding sequence ATGTTAACTCTCCGACATCTTTTCGAAAAAAATCAGGCATGGGCACAGCGGGTGCGGGAGCAGGACCCGGAATTTTTCCTCAAGCTATCCCGCCAGCAGACGCCGCAGTTTCTTTGGATCGGCTGTTCCGACGCCCGGGTGCCTGCCAATCAGATCGTGGATTTGCCGGCAGGCGAGATGTTTGTTCATCGCAACGTCGCCAATATCGTGGTTCATACCGACCTCAACTGTCTCTCCGTGATGCAGTTTGCAGTGGACGTGTTGAAGGTCGGTCACATCATCGTCTGCGGTCACTATGGTTGCAGCGGCGTACGCGCAGCTCTGCGACGTGATCGGATCGGCCTGAGTGATAACTGGCTTCGCCATGTGCAGGACGTGCGGCAAAAGCATGAAAAACGTCTGGCTGCGATGCGCGATGACAATGCAGCACACGACCGGCTGTGTGAACTCAACGTGATCGAGCAGGTCGCCAACGTCTGCCAGACCACGATTGCCCGCGAAGCCTGGGAACGAGGACAAAACCTGTCCGTCCACGGCTGGGTTTACGGCGTCAGCAACGGCTTGCTGCGCGATCTATCGGTAACCGTCACTCAACCGCCAACAGATCAACAGGTTTTCGAGACCGCGATTCAGGGTCTTAAGTGA
- the mutM gene encoding bifunctional DNA-formamidopyrimidine glycosylase/DNA-(apurinic or apyrimidinic site) lyase, with protein sequence MPELPEVETVRRTLARHALGRKVVAVAVHRPDMVEGDRSLHALLQGQRIVEITRHGKQLAIRAGTCVCVHLGMTGSLCCVTPDKSREEKHRSPSGTATPTAKRLHIHLSWTLDNGKRIEFRDPRRFGGVWTFPRMDTLRNVRWKTLGPDALKIRAAELADALAETNRPIKAALLDQTLVAGLGNIYVDEALFAAGVHPLTNCRQIASAPLQTLHARIREILARAIEAGGSTLRDYVDAEGAAGGYQKQHQVYGRSGQPCRKCQTVLKSLRLSGRMTVYCPRCQPPPTNARQSSRRRA encoded by the coding sequence ATGCCGGAATTGCCTGAGGTCGAAACCGTACGCCGAACACTGGCCCGGCATGCGCTTGGACGGAAGGTGGTCGCAGTCGCAGTTCACCGGCCGGATATGGTCGAGGGTGATCGATCACTCCATGCGCTTCTCCAGGGTCAGAGGATCGTCGAGATCACCCGACACGGCAAACAACTGGCCATCCGCGCGGGTACCTGCGTCTGCGTACATCTGGGTATGACGGGATCGCTGTGTTGCGTGACACCAGACAAAAGCCGCGAGGAAAAGCATCGCTCTCCCAGCGGCACAGCAACACCAACCGCTAAACGACTTCACATCCATCTCTCGTGGACGCTGGACAACGGCAAGCGGATCGAGTTCCGCGACCCGCGACGATTCGGCGGTGTATGGACGTTTCCCCGCATGGATACCTTGCGGAATGTCCGTTGGAAAACTCTTGGTCCCGATGCTCTGAAAATCCGGGCTGCGGAACTGGCTGATGCTTTGGCTGAGACAAACCGACCGATCAAGGCTGCGCTGCTCGATCAAACGCTCGTCGCGGGGCTGGGAAATATCTACGTGGATGAAGCCCTCTTTGCTGCGGGTGTCCACCCGCTGACAAATTGCCGACAGATTGCTTCAGCGCCTCTGCAAACACTGCACGCACGGATACGGGAGATTCTGGCTCGCGCCATCGAAGCTGGAGGCTCAACGCTGCGTGATTATGTCGATGCGGAAGGTGCAGCGGGCGGATATCAGAAGCAACATCAGGTTTACGGCAGGAGCGGCCAGCCATGTCGAAAATGCCAGACCGTCTTGAAATCTCTCCGGCTCTCAGGGCGGATGACCGTTTACTGCCCGCGATGTCAGCCGCCGCCCACCAACGCGCGACAATCATCACGACGCCGAGCTTGA
- a CDS encoding MoxR family ATPase yields MSEANPSIPAPQPEASRELIAKVQTTSRKLHDEVGKIVVGQQEVIDQLFVSLFCKGHGLLVGVPGLAKTLLISTIARTLSLAFNRIQFTPDLMPSDITGTEVIEEDRTTGKRVMRFVKGPVFANVILADEINRTPPKTQAALLEAMQEHHVTAGGMRHALPQPFFVLATQNPIEQEGTYPLPEAQLDRFMFMIQVGYPNEADELEIVKRTTARHEVNVEHVMSAEDVLQIQALVRDVPVADNVIKFALKIVRATRKPGRGEADYRPDFIQRYLAWGAGPRASQYLILAGKARAILQGRTHVTPDDIRSVAHPVLRHRLITNYNAEADGITSDDLVDRLLRAVAEGAGQSDARMAAVLR; encoded by the coding sequence ATGTCGGAAGCAAACCCAAGCATCCCTGCGCCGCAACCGGAAGCCTCCCGTGAATTGATTGCCAAGGTCCAGACGACCTCGCGCAAGCTCCATGATGAGGTGGGCAAGATCGTCGTCGGCCAGCAGGAGGTGATCGACCAGCTCTTTGTCTCACTCTTCTGCAAAGGTCACGGCCTGCTGGTCGGCGTGCCGGGTCTGGCCAAGACGCTGCTGATCTCGACGATCGCCCGGACGCTGAGTCTGGCGTTTAATCGCATTCAGTTCACACCCGACCTCATGCCCAGCGATATCACCGGCACAGAGGTGATCGAGGAGGACCGCACGACGGGTAAGCGCGTGATGCGCTTCGTGAAAGGGCCGGTGTTCGCCAACGTGATCCTCGCTGACGAGATCAACCGCACGCCTCCCAAGACACAGGCGGCGCTGCTCGAAGCAATGCAGGAACATCACGTGACAGCCGGCGGAATGCGTCACGCGCTGCCGCAGCCGTTCTTCGTCCTGGCAACCCAGAATCCCATCGAGCAGGAAGGCACCTATCCGCTGCCCGAAGCGCAGCTCGATCGGTTCATGTTCATGATCCAGGTCGGCTATCCAAACGAAGCGGACGAGCTGGAGATCGTCAAGCGCACGACGGCAAGACATGAAGTGAACGTCGAGCACGTCATGAGCGCGGAGGATGTGCTCCAGATTCAGGCACTGGTGCGTGATGTGCCGGTGGCGGACAACGTGATCAAGTTCGCGCTGAAGATCGTGCGCGCGACGCGCAAACCCGGCCGCGGCGAGGCGGATTATCGACCGGATTTCATTCAGCGTTACCTGGCGTGGGGAGCAGGTCCGCGCGCGAGCCAGTATCTGATTCTGGCCGGTAAAGCCCGCGCGATCTTGCAGGGCAGGACACACGTAACGCCTGACGACATCCGCTCAGTGGCACATCCCGTGCTGCGCCATCGCTTGATCACCAACTACAACGCGGAAGCTGACGGCATCACCAGCGATGACCTGGTGGATCGGCTGCTCCGCGCCGTGGCCGAAGGCGCGGGTCAGTCAGACGCACGGATGGCTGCAGTGCTGCGGTAA